The region ATAGCGCGCCGTGAGCGCGCTATTTTTGCAGAAAGCGTCCGAGATTAGTAGATGACCTTGTGACCGTAACTTTCAAGAATTGATTTAACGCGATCCATTGTATCGGCCTTCGGCGGTTTAACACCGTCTAATTTGTACTCTTCGCCCATTGCGATCCACTTGTGTTTACCAAGCTCATGATAGGGCAGAAGTTCAATTTTCTCGATGTTCGTCATATCCTTCGTAAACTCGCCCAGTTTATGCGCGGACGCGTCGTCGTCAGACCAGCCGGGCACGACCACATAACGTATCCAGGTACGCTGGTTACGTTTTGCCAGATAACGAGCGAAGTCCAGAGTACGATGATTCGATACGCCAACTAAATTCTGATGTATATCATCGTTCATTTGCTTTAAATCGAGCATCACCAAATCGCTGACGTCCAATAGCTCGTCAATAACGGGGTCGTAACGGCGCACGAACCCATTGGTGTCCAGACAGGTATTGATACCTTCTGCCTTACAGGCGCGGAACCAGTCGCGCACAAACTCGGCTTGCAGTATGGCCTCACCGCCTGATGCGGTTACGCCGCCGCCGGATGCATTCATAAAGTGGCGATAAGTCACGACTTCTTTCATGAGTTCTTCCACTGTCACTTCTTTGCCGCCGTGTGTATCCCAGGTATCACGGTTATGGCAATACAGACAGCGCATCAGGCAGCCCTGGAAGAAGATGATGAAACGGATGCCTGGGCCATCGACGGTGCCGCAGGATTCAAAGGAGTGGATGCGACCGATTACTGACATTGCGAGGTTTTCTCCAAATTTGACCGGACAATAGCGGTCTTTATGAGCGCAGTCATGAGAAAGTTGGCATCGATCTGGCAGACGTTTCTGACAGAAGAACACCGTGTGACAGATGCTGCGTCGAATCTGTTTTGCAAGCCATCCACAGAGTGGGGCAGCATAGCTGGCTGGCAAAACAGGCTAACAATTTGAACGACAAGCAAGGGTAAGAAAAAGGCCCCACTGACGTGGAGCCTTTATTTTACGCCTTTTCAGACAGCCATGGAAATTAGATTGACTGTGTGAAAGTACGGGTAATAACGTCTTGCTGCTGTTCTTTCGTCAGTGAGTTGAAACGCACTGCATAGCCAGATACACGGATAGTCAACTGCGGATATTTTTCCGGGTTTTCCATCGCATCAAGCAGCATTTCACGGTTCATGACGTTGACGTTTAAGTGCTGGCCACCTTCGATGCTGGCTTCATGATGGAAATAACCATCCATCAGACCTGCAAGGTTAGCTTTACGCACGTTATCGTCTTTACCCAACGCGTTAGGTACGATGGAGAAGGTATAAGAAATACCATCTTTCGCGTAAGCAAACGGCAGTTTGGCAACAGAAGTCAGAGACGCAACAGCACCTTTCTGGTCACGACCGTGCATTGGGTTAGCACCTGGTCCGAATGGTGCACCTGCACGGCGACCGTCTGGGGTATTACCTGTTTTCTTACCATATACCACGTTAGAGGTGATGGTCAGAACAGACTGCGTCGGGGTTGCGCCACGGTAGGTATTCAGTTTCT is a window of Pectobacterium punjabense DNA encoding:
- the pflA gene encoding pyruvate formate lyase 1-activating protein, yielding MSVIGRIHSFESCGTVDGPGIRFIIFFQGCLMRCLYCHNRDTWDTHGGKEVTVEELMKEVVTYRHFMNASGGGVTASGGEAILQAEFVRDWFRACKAEGINTCLDTNGFVRRYDPVIDELLDVSDLVMLDLKQMNDDIHQNLVGVSNHRTLDFARYLAKRNQRTWIRYVVVPGWSDDDASAHKLGEFTKDMTNIEKIELLPYHELGKHKWIAMGEEYKLDGVKPPKADTMDRVKSILESYGHKVIY